One Triticum dicoccoides isolate Atlit2015 ecotype Zavitan unplaced genomic scaffold, WEW_v2.0 scaffold205779, whole genome shotgun sequence genomic window, ATCAATGGTGCTGCACACCCACTTCACCAGGTCCTTCTCGCCGAACTCTGGGTCGACCGGCGGCTTCCCGGTcaccagctccaggagcaccacgcCGAAGCTGTATATGTCGCTCTTCTCGTTGACACGGAGCGTGTACGCGTACTCTGCACAAATATGAACAACTTTTGATCAGACTTACATGTACATATATCAAAGGACTAATAATAACTGAACTTGTGAAACATTCAGAAAGTCTTACCAGGAGCAATGTAACCGCAGGAGCCAGCGATCACCGACATGGACTTGGGCGCCCGGACAGCCATCTCCACCACCTTGGCGACACCGAAATCCGCGACGCAAGCGCTGAACTCTGCATCCAAGAGGATGTTGTTGGACTTGACATCCCTGTGGACGATCGCCGGCACGCAGTCCTGGTGCAGGTAGGACAGCCCCTCGGCTGCGTCCAGCGCAATCTTGTACCGCGTCGGCCAGTCCAGCAGACCGGCCTTGCTGCTGTGCAGCACGTCCCCGAGGCTGCCGTTGGGCATGTACTCGTACACCAGCATCTTGGAGTCATTGTGCGTGCAGCAGCACAGGAGCTTGACGATGTTCTTGTGCCGGATCTTGCCAAGCGTCCTCACCTCGGCGTCGAAGCTGTTGTCGGCCGCCGACCCCTCGCCGGCGTTCTCGACGTCCTTCTTCGCCGCGCCGCCCCACAGCTTCTTGACGGCGACCACCTCGCCGTTGCCGAGCACCGCCTTGTACACCTTCCCAGATGCACCGCTGCCGATGACATTGTCCTCATCAACGCAGTCCAGGATATCATGCTCGCTGAACGACACCTTGTGGAAGGATGTCAGTGTCCATTTCGAGCGCTCGGCCTTCAGTTTCGCTTTGTTGAAGCTCCGGTACCTCCAGTAGAACCATGCCACGCCGGCGACCAAGACGACAGCCGCGAATATGAATATCGAGCGCATCATCCAGATAATGGCAGAGTGGTTCCCTGAACTTCCTTGCGAGGCAGAGCACAGACCGGCAATGTCTCCGCACAGCCCCGGATTG contains:
- the LOC119345101 gene encoding receptor-like protein kinase HSL1; this encodes MMRSIFIFAAVVLVAGVAWFYWRYRSFNKAKLKAERSKWTLTSFHKVSFSEHDILDCVDEDNVIGSGASGKVYKAVLGNGEVVAVKKLWGGAAKKDVENAGEGSAADNSFDAEVRTLGKIRHKNIVKLLCCCTHNDSKMLVYEYMPNGSLGDVLHSSKAGLLDWPTRYKIALDAAEGLSYLHQDCVPAIVHRDVKSNNILLDAEFSACVADFGVAKVVEMAVRAPKSMSVIAGSCGYIAPEYAYTLRVNEKSDIYSFGVVLLELVTGKPPVDPEFGEKDLVKWVCSTIDQKGVEHVLDSRLDMAFKEEISRVLNIGLICASSLPINRPAMRRVVKMLQEVRADARPKLDKDGKLSPYYYDDTSDQGSSV